Proteins from a genomic interval of Cyanobacterium sp. T60_A2020_053:
- a CDS encoding ATP-dependent Zn protease — protein MQQTGLNILAISIFTITLSVLLGPLINLSPFIPATITFVLLGLVTIDTLNWQNQGINLLVDIFASAEQKERIIFHEAGHFLTAHVNQIPIQSYTLSAWETLTKKNTGSGGVIFDTEFLQENPQDMREKNLMLERVGVVLMAGIAAEKIFYESSQGGEEDKIKFQQIYSQLSDGIVNVAMRQRLAILQATTIIETHQEAYLKLVELMKQRKTVTECQEFLTTKFSL, from the coding sequence ATGCAACAAACAGGATTAAATATTTTAGCCATTAGCATTTTTACCATTACACTATCAGTACTTTTAGGCCCTTTAATTAATCTATCTCCTTTCATCCCGGCTACTATTACCTTTGTTTTACTGGGTTTAGTAACTATTGACACCCTTAATTGGCAAAATCAAGGCATAAATTTGTTGGTAGATATATTTGCATCTGCCGAACAAAAAGAAAGAATAATTTTTCATGAAGCAGGACATTTTCTCACAGCGCACGTCAACCAAATCCCCATTCAAAGCTATACCCTCTCAGCATGGGAAACTTTAACAAAAAAAAATACAGGTAGTGGGGGAGTCATCTTTGACACCGAATTTTTACAAGAAAACCCTCAAGATATGCGAGAAAAAAATTTGATGTTAGAAAGAGTAGGTGTAGTTTTAATGGCTGGAATTGCTGCTGAAAAAATTTTTTATGAATCATCTCAGGGAGGAGAAGAAGATAAAATCAAATTTCAACAGATTTATTCTCAATTAAGTGATGGAATAGTTAATGTTGCTATGCGCCAAAGATTAGCCATTTTACAGGCAACAACTATCATTGAAACTCATCAAGAAGCCTATTTAAAGCTAGTAGAATTGATGAAACAAAGAAAAACTGTCACAGAATGTCAAGAATTTTTAACTACAAAATTCTCCCTCTAA